Below is a genomic region from Burkholderia pseudomultivorans.
CGATGCGCGCGTCGCGCTGCGGGCTCGCGGGCATCGCGAGCGCGCCCGCGACGTCGGTCGAGCAGCGGCTCACCGCGCGCAGCCAGTGCGCACGGCCGTCCGGGTCGTCTTCGTCGGCGAGCGCCGTACCGTGCGGGCCGCCGTCGTCGTGCGCGTCGGCCACGCTCGCGTGCGCGTCGTCGGCCATGCCCGCGCGGATCAGGTCGGGCAGCCGCCAGCGCGCGGCGGCCTCGAGGCCGATCTCGTCGAAGCCGACGCCGAGCACCTCGATGCAGGCGGCCGCTTCGTCGCCGTTCAGCTCGGCCGCGCGCCGGCGGATCCGGTCCCATTCGCTGTCGAGATAGCAGACCACCAGCAGCTTGCCGACCTGCCGCATCAGCGTGCAGACCACGGCTTCTTCGCCCGAGCGCAGCTCGGCGCGCTCGGTCAGCTTGCGCGCGACGCAGCCCGACAGCAGCGCGCGGTTCAGCTCGAGCTTCGCGTCGATGCGTCGCGGCGTGCTGTGGTGAAAGTGGTCGACGAGCTTCAGTCCGACCACCAGATGGCCGACGGCGTCCATGCCGAGCACCATCAGCGCGCGCGTCACGGTCGTGATGTTGCCGCCGAACGCCATGTACATCGCGGAGTTCGCGAGCCGCAGCACCTTCTGCGTCAGCGCGAAATCCGACAGCACGACCCGGACGAGCGCGGTGAAGTCGAGGTCGTCGTTCTTCATCGCGGCCATCGTCGCGCGCAGCGATTCCGACAGCAGCGGGAAGTCGCCCCGTTCGTTCATCCGGGCCCACAGCTTGTCGAGCAGGGCCGTCGGCGGCAGGTGTTCGGTGATTGACATGCGTCTGTCCGGTTCGCGGGCGCGTCAGGCCGCCGCGTGCAGGCGCAGCTGCTGCGCCTCGAAGCGCCGCGCGAGTTCCTCGGACGGCAGCGCCTGGCATACGAGCCAGCCCTGGATATGGTTGCAGCCCATCTCGGTCAGCAATTCGCGCTGCGCCTCGGTCTCGACGCCTTCCGCGACGAGTTCGAGGTCGAGCGTCTGCGCGAGGCCGACCACCGCCGACACGATCGCGCGGTCGTTGCGCGAGGTCAGCAGGTTCTCGACGAAGCTGCGGTCGATCTTCAGCTTCGCGAGCGGGAAGCGCTGCAGGTAGGCGAGGCTCGAATAGCCGGTGCCGAAATCGTCGATCGCGAAGCGGATGCCGAGCTCGGTCAGTTCCTCGAGCAGTTCCTTCGCGTGCGCGGGATCGTGCATCAGCAGGCTTTCGGTGATTTCGAGCACGATGCGGCGCGGGTCGATGCCCGTCAGCGTGATCGCCTCGCGCACGCTCTGCGTGAAGCGCGGGTCGCGGAACTGCTGCGGCGACACGTTGACCGCGACGTATTGCAGCGCGAGGCCCTGGCGGTCCCACGCGACGAGCTGCATGCACGCGGCCTTCAGCACCCAGTTGCCGAGATAGTTGATCAGGCCGATCGATTCGGCGAGCGGGATGAAGGTCGCCGGCGGCACCAGGCCGTGCACCGGATGGCGCCAGCGGATCAGCGCCTCGACGCCGACCACGGCGCCCGACTGGCTGCGCGTGATCGGTTGGAAGTGCAGCGAGAATTCGCCGTTGCGCACGCCGTCGTACAGGTCGGCTTCGAGCTTCAGCCGCTCGGCGTCGGCCGGATCGTCGACCGGCGTATGGAACGCGAGCGCATTGCCGCCCGAGGCCTTCGCCTGGGCGAGCGCATGGTCCGCGCGCCGCAGCAGCGGGCTGTGGTGTTGCGCGCGATGCGACGGCGGCCGCTCGTCCGGGTACAGCGCGATGCCGATGCTCGCCGACAGGTGCACGGGCTGCCCGTGATACACGTAAGGTTCGCGGACCGCGGCCTGCAGCCGGCGCGCGAGCGCGCCCGCCGCGTCGCTGGCCTGCGCGCGGTCCGGCGCGCCGAGCACGACCGCGAACTTGTCGCTCGCGACGCGCGCGAGCCGCTCGCCGGGCGAGACGAGCGTGCGCAGCCGCTGCGCGGTTTCGCGCAGCAGCGTGTCGCCGGCGTCGTAGCCGAGCGCGCGGTTGATCCGCTGGTAGTCGTCGAGATCGAGCAGCAGCAGCGCCGCGCAGGTGCCGCCCTCGTCGGCGGACTGCTGCGCGCGCATCAGCGCGGGCACGAGCGCGGACAGGTTGTCGAGCCCCGTCATCGGGTCGTGATGCATCTCGTAGGTGAGGCGCGCCTCGAGCGCGCGCCACGACGACACGTCGAACGCCGCGATCGCGAAGCCGTCGACGCCGTGGTGGCGGCTCTTGACCGCGCGCAGCTCGACGTCGAGCGGGTAGGTCAGCGACTTGACGATGCACATCGTCGCCTTCTCGACCTGGCCCGAGCGCGCGGCGCGCGCAAGCAGGCCTTCGAGCGCCGAGGTATCCTGTTCGGCGATCAGGTCGCGCAGCGTCAGCGTATGCAGATAGTCGCGGTGGTAGCCGATGAAGCGCAGGCTGGCGTCGGACACGTACAGGAAGCGCAGTTCGCGGTCGACATGGGCGAGGAAGTCCACCGTGCCGACCGTCTGTTCCAGCCAGTTGCGTACGGTGTCGTCGCGGCGCGGCGCGCCGGCGCGCGCGGGCATCAGCGCGCCGCCCGACCATGCGAAGCGGCGCAGCGTACGCAGGGCGCTCCGCCAGGGGCCCTTGCGCGGCGTCTGTTTCCTGTTGGCTTCCATGTTTCTCGCTGACGTGAAGGGCTGGAACCGGTTGTCCGGTAGGAATAACGGCAGACTGCGGCGAATCTTTAACGGACCGGCCCGCGGGCGGCGCTGCCGCCGGGCCGGATCGGGCACGCGCATGCGGCGGTCGAGCGCCGGCGCGGCCTGCAACGAGGCTGACTTTATAAGAAATGAGGACGCAGATGAAGCGAAAACTGTTGGTGGGCGCCGTCGCGGCGCTGGTGGCCGGCCATGCGCTGCTCGCGCAGGCGGAACTGAAGCCGGGCGACGCGGCGCCCGATTTTACGACCCAGGCGTCGCTGGGCGGCAAGACTTACACGTACTCGCTCGCCGATGCGCTGAAGCACGGCCCGGTCGTGCTGTATTTCTACCCGGCCGCGTTCACGAAGGGCTGCACGATCGAGGCGCACGCGTTCGCGGACGCGGTCGACCGCTACAAGGCGTACGGCGCGACGGTGATCGGCGTATCCGCCGACAATATCGACACGCTGACGAAGTTTTCGGTGAGCGAGTGCCGCAGCAAGTTCCCGGTCGCGGCCGACCCGGACGCGAAGATCATCCGCGAGTACGACGCGAAGCTGCCGGCGCTCGACCGCGCGAACCGCGTGTCCTACGTGATTTCGCCGGAAGGGAAGATTCTGTATGAATACACGAGCCTGTCGCCCGACAAGCACGTGGAGAACACGCTGGCCGCCGTGAAGGCGTGGGCGGACGCGCATCCGAAGCCGTAACGGCGAGGCGGCGCGAACGCCGCCCGTGCGGGCGGCTCGCGCCGGCAGGCGCGGGCCGGCGGTCGCCTCGCCGGCTGCGCGCGCGTCACGCGCGCAGCGCCTGCTCGATCGGCACGCTGCCGCCGACGAAGCCGATGATCTTGCGCGAGATGCCGAGCTTGATCGCCTCGATCGCGGCCCACGCGACGTCCTGGCGCGAGACCGGCGGCGCGGGCTCGACGCGCTCCTCGGTCAGCGCGATCTTGCCGACGCCGGGCGTGTCGGCGAGCGGGCCCGGGCGCAGGATCACGTAGTCGACGCCCGACGCGATCACGCGCTCGTCGCCTTCGCGTTTCATCTGTGAATAATGACGCAGCGCCTCGGGGCTGCGCTCGGGCCAGTACGCGGACAGCGAACTGATCACGACCAGCTTCTGGACGTTGTACGCGAGCGCATACTCGGCCGCGCGCGCGACCGCGTCGCGGTCGACCTGTTCCTCTTCGGCCGCGCCTTCCGACTCGGCCGAACCGGCCGCATAGATGACATGCGTGACGCCCTGGAACGCGTGCGAGAAATCGCCCGTCAGATCGGCCTCGACGACCTTCGCGCCCGGCAGCGCATAGCCGTGCCGGCGCACGAGCGCCGTGAGCTCGAATTCCGGCTGCTCGAGCAGCAGATCCGCACAGGCCTGGCCCGTGCGGCCGGTCGCGCCAATCAGCAGTACCTTCGTCGTCATGAAACCGCTCCTTGATCGATGCGTCGTCCTTCCAGATAGGGACGGACGACCGATACTCAAGTGTATGTCGAATTGGGCCGGCGGCGGCGACGTAAAGGGGGGCATATCGTCTACGGTGCGCCGGCGCACATTACGCCGTGTCGGCGCGCGAATGCGGGCGATGCGCCGCCGACCGGCTATCATGTGCGCCACGCATTTCCTGCCGCTACGCAATACAACGCGTCGGCCAACCGGTTGGAGTACACATGGCATTACCCCTCGACAACATCAGCATGGCGGTGTTCTGCGACTTCGAGAACGTCGCGCTCGGCGTGCGTGACGCGAAGTACGAGAAGTTCGACATCAAGCCCGTGCTCGAACGGCTGCTGCTGAAGGGCAGCATCGTCGTGAAGAAGGCGTATTGCGACTGGGATCGCTACAAGGGCTTCAAGGCGGCGATGCACGAGGCGAGCTTCGAGCTGATCGAGATTCCGCATGTGCGCCAGTCGGGCAAGAACTCGGCCGACATCCGGCTCGTCGTCGACGCGCTCGACCTCTGCTACACGAAGTCGCACGTCGACACCTTCGTGATCATCAGCGGCGACTCGGATTTCTCGCCGCTCGTGTCGAAGCTGCGCGAGAACGCGAAGAAGGTGATCGGGGTCGGCGTGAAGAAGTCGACCTCGGACCTGCTGGTCGCGAACTGCGACGAATTCAT
It encodes:
- a CDS encoding NAD(P)H-binding protein, which codes for MTTKVLLIGATGRTGQACADLLLEQPEFELTALVRRHGYALPGAKVVEADLTGDFSHAFQGVTHVIYAAGSAESEGAAEEEQVDRDAVARAAEYALAYNVQKLVVISSLSAYWPERSPEALRHYSQMKREGDERVIASGVDYVILRPGPLADTPGVGKIALTEERVEPAPPVSRQDVAWAAIEAIKLGISRKIIGFVGGSVPIEQALRA
- a CDS encoding peroxiredoxin, with translation MKRKLLVGAVAALVAGHALLAQAELKPGDAAPDFTTQASLGGKTYTYSLADALKHGPVVLYFYPAAFTKGCTIEAHAFADAVDRYKAYGATVIGVSADNIDTLTKFSVSECRSKFPVAADPDAKIIREYDAKLPALDRANRVSYVISPEGKILYEYTSLSPDKHVENTLAAVKAWADAHPKP
- the cdpA gene encoding cyclic di-GMP phosphodiesterase CdpA; the encoded protein is MPARAGAPRRDDTVRNWLEQTVGTVDFLAHVDRELRFLYVSDASLRFIGYHRDYLHTLTLRDLIAEQDTSALEGLLARAARSGQVEKATMCIVKSLTYPLDVELRAVKSRHHGVDGFAIAAFDVSSWRALEARLTYEMHHDPMTGLDNLSALVPALMRAQQSADEGGTCAALLLLDLDDYQRINRALGYDAGDTLLRETAQRLRTLVSPGERLARVASDKFAVVLGAPDRAQASDAAGALARRLQAAVREPYVYHGQPVHLSASIGIALYPDERPPSHRAQHHSPLLRRADHALAQAKASGGNALAFHTPVDDPADAERLKLEADLYDGVRNGEFSLHFQPITRSQSGAVVGVEALIRWRHPVHGLVPPATFIPLAESIGLINYLGNWVLKAACMQLVAWDRQGLALQYVAVNVSPQQFRDPRFTQSVREAITLTGIDPRRIVLEITESLLMHDPAHAKELLEELTELGIRFAIDDFGTGYSSLAYLQRFPLAKLKIDRSFVENLLTSRNDRAIVSAVVGLAQTLDLELVAEGVETEAQRELLTEMGCNHIQGWLVCQALPSEELARRFEAQQLRLHAAA
- a CDS encoding HDOD domain-containing protein, which produces MSITEHLPPTALLDKLWARMNERGDFPLLSESLRATMAAMKNDDLDFTALVRVVLSDFALTQKVLRLANSAMYMAFGGNITTVTRALMVLGMDAVGHLVVGLKLVDHFHHSTPRRIDAKLELNRALLSGCVARKLTERAELRSGEEAVVCTLMRQVGKLLVVCYLDSEWDRIRRRAAELNGDEAAACIEVLGVGFDEIGLEAAARWRLPDLIRAGMADDAHASVADAHDDGGPHGTALADEDDPDGRAHWLRAVSRCSTDVAGALAMPASPQRDARIVALAQHYAPILDTESGTLVEIAEQLAREEASDTVMREIVELRANADAIARAQAEPEACLEAGLADLRALPSEHVLTPVLALASESLLAGLAFTRTVMFVRHADGTFAARLGFGPDVDAVLDRLRFDERFEPDVFHLAITNSVGIFIEQAQEPKMLRRLPAWYLDAFDDTRAFVLLPVRVGTTTVALLYGDWAGAQPARKIAQQEMAVLNELARELSRFFPA